One genomic segment of Culturomica massiliensis includes these proteins:
- a CDS encoding fibronectin type III domain protein, whose product MKNIIIGLLLLIGADMCAVAQDSASIRVRYSVQQDAVLLRWGADTPYAWKKTNRSGFRIERYTVSRGKEVLVVPEKKVLVEVLKALPLQEWIPYVERDDNAGIIAQALYGEDFQLTGEDSQGFARMINMAQELDQRFTFSLYAADQNFDIACLAGWGYKDTDVKKGERYLYRIVPATYEDSCQIRLGSAFTGLDEYRPLPRPQELAAVWNNKCVMLAWNYSNLADVYNSYYIEKSVDGKKFTRIEGRPVSSIDERQKEGDQRLFYVDSLSDNHTTFYYRIRGISTFGELGPVSDTLSGKGVNMLPYVPVIRKSIVNDKGELEMEWQFENEGESFIEGFQLRMSDKANGIYRTVADDISPSQRSLKYDKLNSGSYFVIKAVALEGESRSSYPVLIQPLDTVPPAVPLGLQGKIDSLGIVKLSWNPNTESDLLGYLVYRAFTGTEEAVPVVKYPVTDTCYIDTVDNWNLNPVVYYYLVAVDQRYNQSDFSERLDLVKPDFIPPVSPVFSDYHIGTEGVELKWICSPSEDVREHRLYRKEKETGDTARWVIILPGNQTDRYRDTSVQPGKKYAYTIFAVDKSGLVSLPTPALNLVVPGALKKKEGITRLDAVVDKKNLLIKLVWKSDLKEVKNYEIYKSEGDAPYTLWKVVAGWQRELLDEDVAVSMQYRYMIRALFENGGNSRIREIIIKGL is encoded by the coding sequence ATGAAAAATATAATTATCGGGTTATTATTGCTTATAGGAGCGGATATGTGTGCGGTGGCACAGGATTCGGCCAGTATCAGGGTACGCTATAGTGTACAGCAGGATGCCGTCTTATTGCGTTGGGGGGCCGATACGCCGTATGCCTGGAAAAAAACCAACCGGTCCGGTTTCCGTATCGAGAGATATACGGTAAGCAGGGGAAAGGAGGTGCTGGTTGTTCCGGAGAAAAAGGTATTGGTAGAAGTATTGAAAGCTTTGCCCTTGCAGGAATGGATTCCCTATGTTGAAAGGGACGATAATGCGGGGATTATAGCTCAGGCACTTTATGGGGAAGACTTTCAGTTGACCGGTGAGGATTCACAGGGATTTGCCCGTATGATTAATATGGCCCAGGAACTCGACCAGCGATTTACATTCTCGTTGTATGCCGCGGATCAGAACTTTGATATAGCTTGCCTGGCGGGGTGGGGATATAAAGATACTGATGTGAAAAAAGGTGAACGTTATCTGTACCGTATTGTTCCGGCAACCTATGAGGATAGTTGTCAAATCCGCCTGGGGTCGGCCTTTACCGGATTGGATGAATACCGGCCTCTCCCGCGTCCTCAGGAATTGGCAGCCGTGTGGAATAACAAATGTGTCATGCTGGCTTGGAATTATTCAAACCTGGCTGATGTATATAACTCTTATTATATTGAAAAGTCTGTCGACGGAAAAAAATTTACCAGAATTGAAGGCCGGCCGGTATCGAGTATAGATGAAAGACAAAAAGAAGGGGATCAGCGTTTGTTTTATGTAGACTCGCTTTCAGATAACCATACTACATTTTATTACCGGATCAGGGGAATTTCCACATTCGGAGAGCTTGGTCCGGTGTCCGATACTTTATCGGGAAAAGGGGTGAATATGCTGCCTTATGTCCCTGTTATCCGCAAATCCATAGTGAACGATAAGGGTGAATTGGAAATGGAATGGCAGTTTGAAAATGAGGGAGAAAGTTTTATAGAAGGATTTCAGTTGAGAATGTCGGACAAGGCCAATGGTATTTATCGAACGGTGGCGGATGATATTTCCCCGTCGCAGCGGTCATTAAAATACGATAAACTCAATTCCGGCAGTTATTTCGTGATCAAAGCTGTGGCACTGGAAGGAGAATCCCGTTCTTCCTATCCTGTATTAATTCAGCCCCTGGATACTGTTCCGCCTGCTGTCCCTTTAGGGTTGCAGGGGAAAATAGATAGCCTGGGAATAGTAAAGTTGTCCTGGAATCCAAATACTGAATCCGATTTATTGGGTTATTTGGTCTACCGGGCATTTACCGGAACGGAGGAAGCTGTTCCGGTCGTAAAATATCCGGTAACGGATACCTGCTATATAGATACCGTGGATAACTGGAACCTGAATCCTGTGGTTTATTATTATCTGGTTGCTGTTGATCAGCGTTATAACCAGTCTGATTTTTCGGAAAGACTGGATTTGGTTAAACCGGATTTTATACCTCCGGTATCTCCCGTTTTTTCAGATTATCATATCGGAACAGAAGGTGTCGAACTCAAATGGATTTGCAGTCCGTCGGAAGATGTAAGGGAACACCGGTTGTACCGTAAGGAAAAAGAAACGGGGGATACTGCCCGATGGGTGATTATACTGCCTGGAAACCAGACTGACAGGTATAGGGATACGTCGGTACAGCCCGGTAAAAAATATGCCTATACGATTTTTGCCGTCGATAAGAGCGGTTTGGTGTCCCTGCCGACGCCGGCCCTGAACCTGGTTGTCCCGGGAGCTCTGAAGAAAAAAGAAGGTATTACCCGTTTGGATGCCGTTGTTGACAAAAAAAATTTACTGATAAAACTGGTGTGGAAATCGGATTTGAAAGAAGTAAAGAATTATGAAATATACAAAAGCGAAGGGGATGCACCTTATACGCTATGGAAGGTTGTAGCCGGATGGCAGCGGGAATTGTTGGATGAGGATGTTGCAGTAAGTATGCAGTATCGTTATATGATACGTGCATTATTTGAAAACGGAGGAAATTCCCGGATTCGTGAAATAATAATTAAAGGATTATGA